From a single Nostoc sp. MS1 genomic region:
- a CDS encoding ATP-binding protein yields the protein MNATTVNYNWHEANERYLLAALGMVRDAIETYAHKTQSSTSSAQQQKQQTIETATADMTAPPLLERVCQLFGLSEFERDILLMCACMEFYGDFAALCGLAQGDTQKTYPTLSLALAALPNPHWDAIAPDAKLRYWRLIELGEGRALTLSPLRIDERILHYLVGRQYIDERLAGIVEPIPEARELVPSQQQLAQQIAAVWMQSSQTEKLPILQLCGIEPISKRAIASTVCKILGVNLHIMPVQVVPSAPAEMETLLRLWERESILSNSALLIDCDKIDITDLTRTHTIGRFLERINGLVFVTSRERIAIQQRPIVSFNIHKPTIEEQSLLWQSNLAQIQPQLNGQVRKLATQFNLSPNTIRAACAEALGQLTGEKEQDIGQILWDACRKQARPHLDELAQRIPPTATWEDLVLPPAQAEMLREIAAHVRQRATVYQNWGFAAKNTRGLGISALFAGSSGTGKTLAAEVLAQELHLDLYRIDLSSVVSKYIGETEKNLRRVFDAAEEGGVILLFDEADALFGKRSEVKDSHDRYANIEVSYLLQRMESYPGLAIMTTNLKSSIDTAFQRRIRFAVQFPFPDAAQRAEIWRRVYPTNTPTNGLDAKKLSQLSVAGGNIRNIALNAAFLAADADEPVQMKHLLRAARTEYAKLEKSLTEAEIGGWV from the coding sequence ATGAATGCAACAACAGTTAATTACAATTGGCATGAGGCCAATGAGCGCTACTTATTAGCAGCTTTAGGTATGGTACGTGATGCGATTGAAACATACGCACACAAAACCCAGTCATCCACGTCTTCAGCACAACAGCAGAAACAACAAACTATAGAAACGGCAACGGCTGATATGACAGCACCACCCTTATTAGAGCGGGTATGTCAGCTATTTGGTTTATCCGAATTTGAAAGGGATATACTGCTAATGTGTGCCTGTATGGAATTTTATGGTGATTTTGCAGCTTTATGTGGGCTAGCTCAGGGAGACACACAAAAAACTTATCCTACTTTAAGTTTAGCCCTTGCTGCCTTACCTAACCCCCATTGGGATGCGATCGCCCCTGATGCTAAATTACGATATTGGCGATTGATTGAGTTGGGTGAGGGTAGAGCGTTAACACTTAGCCCCCTACGGATTGATGAAAGAATTTTACATTATTTAGTGGGTAGACAATATATAGATGAGAGATTGGCGGGGATTGTTGAACCCATACCAGAAGCCAGAGAATTAGTCCCATCTCAACAGCAATTAGCCCAGCAAATAGCAGCCGTGTGGATGCAGTCATCTCAGACTGAGAAGTTACCAATTTTACAACTATGTGGTATTGAACCCATAAGTAAACGAGCGATCGCCTCTACAGTCTGTAAAATATTAGGTGTGAACCTGCACATTATGCCCGTTCAGGTTGTGCCATCCGCACCCGCAGAGATGGAAACTCTGTTGCGTTTGTGGGAGCGAGAGTCAATTTTAAGTAACAGCGCCCTACTCATAGACTGCGACAAAATTGACATAACAGACTTAACTCGTACCCATACCATTGGACGCTTCCTGGAACGCATTAATGGTTTAGTATTTGTCACAAGTCGAGAAAGAATTGCTATACAGCAACGCCCCATAGTCAGCTTTAATATTCACAAACCCACCATCGAAGAACAAAGCCTACTCTGGCAAAGCAATTTAGCCCAGATCCAGCCGCAATTAAATGGGCAAGTGAGAAAATTAGCCACCCAATTCAACCTTAGTCCCAATACTATCCGCGCCGCCTGTGCAGAAGCTTTAGGACAACTAACTGGGGAAAAAGAACAAGATATCGGGCAAATTCTCTGGGATGCTTGCCGCAAACAAGCCCGTCCTCACCTAGACGAACTCGCCCAACGTATCCCCCCCACCGCCACTTGGGAAGATTTAGTATTACCCCCAGCCCAAGCGGAAATGTTGAGAGAAATTGCCGCCCATGTGCGTCAACGTGCCACTGTGTATCAAAATTGGGGATTTGCTGCTAAAAATACTCGTGGGCTAGGTATTAGTGCCTTATTTGCTGGCAGTAGCGGTACAGGGAAAACCCTAGCGGCGGAAGTCTTAGCCCAGGAATTGCACCTCGACCTCTACAGGATTGATTTATCATCGGTAGTAAGTAAATATATTGGCGAAACTGAGAAAAATCTGCGTCGGGTATTTGATGCTGCCGAAGAAGGCGGAGTTATCCTATTATTCGACGAAGCAGACGCTTTATTTGGTAAACGTAGCGAAGTTAAAGATAGCCATGACCGTTACGCCAATATTGAAGTTAGCTACCTGCTGCAACGGATGGAAAGCTATCCAGGCTTGGCAATTATGACAACCAACCTCAAGAGTTCCATCGATACAGCTTTCCAGCGCCGTATTCGTTTTGCAGTCCAGTTTCCCTTTCCTGATGCAGCACAACGTGCCGAAATTTGGCGGCGAGTTTACCCAACTAACACCCCTACCAATGGCTTGGATGCGAAGAAGTTATCACAATTAAGTGTAGCTGGGGGTAACATTCGCAACATCGCCTTAAATGCCGCCTTCCTCGCCGCCGATGCTGATGAACCTGTGCAGATGAAACATTTATTACGGGCAGCACGGACAGAATACGCCAAGTTAGAGAAATCGCTGACAGAAGCAGAAATTGGCGGTTGGGTTTGA
- a CDS encoding DUF4255 domain-containing protein yields the protein MMMSNALSIVAVTAVLKDLLENGLVSDSITASVGDVLVTALPPDLIKVGTDERSQLNFFLYHVTQNRNVDWVSPEFRSKHSRVNKSQRSANPPLALDLHYLLTAYGAKDFQAELLLGYAMQLLHTTTVITSDLIENALKNASTSNTTSLISQALAGVSISKLAEQIGQIKLSPEFLSMEDNSKIWSALQTHYRPSASYLASMILIDSQEINYSECGNTGLWNEPSIEQVTALTQTQPLIFAGNTIMIRGKRLRGEITRIRLNNTEKLLVPENIKETQISFKLPDDLYIGVQTIQVVHLTIANAGHIENMTSNVAAVIIHPKISVLLRQVVDSAAELHSVELTVKFHPQLRKTQRVVLLLNEISSPHTLAQSIVVSSPDDDTDVMNIAVKNIQPGTYLVRVQVDGVASPLEMNQTGEYHSPQVTIP from the coding sequence ATGATGATGAGTAACGCGCTCTCTATAGTTGCTGTAACGGCAGTGCTAAAAGACTTGCTAGAGAATGGTTTAGTTAGTGACTCTATTACTGCTAGTGTGGGTGATGTGCTGGTTACGGCTTTACCACCAGATTTAATTAAAGTGGGAACTGATGAGCGATCGCAACTTAATTTCTTTCTCTATCATGTAACACAAAACCGCAACGTTGACTGGGTATCGCCAGAATTTCGCTCTAAGCACTCACGAGTCAATAAAAGTCAACGCTCGGCTAATCCACCCTTAGCTTTAGACTTACATTATCTGTTAACAGCTTATGGGGCTAAAGATTTTCAAGCAGAACTGTTGTTAGGTTATGCCATGCAATTACTGCACACAACAACAGTTATTACCTCAGATTTGATTGAAAATGCCTTAAAAAACGCCTCTACCAGCAATACTACCAGTTTGATTTCACAGGCTTTAGCTGGTGTCTCTATATCTAAATTAGCTGAACAAATTGGACAGATTAAGCTTTCACCCGAATTTTTGAGCATGGAAGACAATTCCAAAATATGGTCTGCCTTGCAAACCCACTATCGACCTTCGGCTAGTTACTTAGCTTCGATGATATTAATTGATAGTCAGGAAATAAATTATTCAGAATGTGGTAACACAGGACTCTGGAATGAACCAAGTATTGAGCAAGTTACAGCACTGACACAAACACAGCCATTAATCTTTGCAGGTAATACTATCATGATTCGTGGTAAGCGTTTACGTGGTGAGATTACCCGTATTCGGCTGAATAACACTGAAAAACTATTAGTACCAGAAAATATTAAAGAAACACAAATTAGTTTCAAGTTACCAGATGATTTGTATATTGGTGTACAAACTATACAAGTTGTGCATTTAACTATAGCTAATGCCGGACACATAGAAAATATGACATCGAATGTGGCGGCTGTGATTATACATCCCAAAATTTCTGTACTATTGCGTCAGGTAGTAGATAGTGCCGCAGAATTACACTCAGTTGAACTCACCGTTAAGTTTCATCCTCAACTGAGGAAAACACAACGAGTAGTTTTACTTTTGAATGAAATATCTAGTCCTCATACTTTAGCCCAATCTATCGTTGTCTCATCACCTGATGATGATACCGACGTGATGAATATTGCTGTAAAGAATATCCAACCAGGAACCTATCTTGTCAGAGTGCAGGTAGACGGTGTTGCCAGTCCATTAGAAATGAATCAAACAGGGGAATACCATTCGCCACAGGTAACAATTCCATGA
- a CDS encoding phage tail protein, with protein MVQSRSSPAVRINLTPMQIPEAVPGAGLAFTKPERMDATAQSLVLHPGEPSEMIVQVQNLEQRPIRVSLKVEGNFPVEWCQIGTEGNEIPARGQMDAVLYFTVPATFFEDQQAIIPGQKDKLDLDFRSLVAIAIDSGTDREQIQHSEYFNLYVRPHSAYMEFLPVLYREVDFISRFMKIFEQAYQPAIDSFNVMWANLDPLTAPKALLPFLAHWVGWQIDSVWNLDQQRRLIRRAVELYRWRGTRKGLRLYLHLYTGLPLDEDITNETEKHISITEPFGPSFVLGTAQLGSAVLAGGQAYNFRVCLRPHHAHINLNEQLIRRIIDQEKPAFCTYELIIENFNN; from the coding sequence ATGGTACAAAGTCGTTCTAGCCCTGCGGTTCGTATTAACTTAACCCCGATGCAAATACCGGAGGCTGTACCAGGTGCGGGGTTAGCTTTCACTAAGCCGGAAAGGATGGATGCAACAGCCCAAAGTTTGGTTCTGCATCCAGGGGAACCTAGCGAGATGATTGTGCAAGTGCAGAATTTAGAACAACGTCCTATTAGAGTGAGTCTCAAAGTTGAAGGTAACTTTCCTGTTGAGTGGTGTCAAATTGGTACAGAAGGAAATGAAATCCCGGCGCGAGGACAGATGGATGCTGTTCTCTATTTCACCGTTCCCGCCACCTTTTTTGAGGATCAACAGGCGATTATTCCTGGACAAAAGGATAAATTGGATCTCGACTTTCGTAGCTTAGTGGCGATCGCAATTGATTCAGGTACAGACAGAGAACAAATTCAGCACAGTGAATATTTTAATTTATATGTCCGTCCTCACAGTGCTTACATGGAATTTCTGCCCGTTTTATATCGGGAAGTAGACTTTATTAGTCGCTTCATGAAGATATTTGAGCAGGCTTATCAACCAGCTATTGATAGTTTTAATGTCATGTGGGCAAACCTTGACCCCTTGACAGCACCAAAGGCACTATTACCATTTTTAGCTCACTGGGTGGGGTGGCAAATAGATTCAGTTTGGAATTTAGATCAACAACGGCGTTTAATTCGCCGTGCAGTTGAACTTTATCGTTGGCGAGGAACTCGTAAAGGGTTACGGCTATATTTGCACCTTTATACAGGCTTACCTTTAGATGAGGATATAACTAACGAAACGGAAAAACATATTAGTATCACCGAGCCTTTTGGCCCCAGTTTCGTTTTAGGAACAGCACAATTAGGTAGTGCAGTTTTAGCAGGTGGTCAAGCATATAACTTTAGAGTCTGCTTACGTCCTCATCATGCTCACATCAACCTCAATGAGCAATTAATCCGCCGTATCATTGACCAAGAAAAACCCGCTTTTTGTACCTATGAATTAATCATAGAAAACTTTAATAACTGA
- a CDS encoding Pvc16 family protein, producing MLIFVVQTLAEILAGGTSLSSTEQIDFNHPSHRREEGAGPTLNLYVYDLRESKQIQHSGRQVDRKLSNSLQATTVNWSPSWFDVSILLTAWDRTALGEHHLLSEALNVLLRHRALQEDFLVPELRGYGNLSMTVALDPTIEIGSLWSALNVPLRAGLYLTVTIPFEPQPVPVPLVSERIFNLQNQYHPNGTNGNGSVATKRVAIAGIVKSAVANQPLVDAKVAVLRTEKSVVSNQEGLFFFEDLRIGNYVLTVNCPGYLPVNVNVLVDSPSYTFKEILLTPE from the coding sequence ATGCTTATCTTTGTTGTTCAAACATTAGCAGAAATTCTAGCTGGAGGAACCTCACTTAGCAGTACCGAGCAAATCGACTTTAATCATCCGAGTCATCGCAGAGAAGAGGGTGCAGGCCCGACTCTCAATTTGTATGTTTACGACTTACGCGAGAGTAAACAAATACAACATTCCGGTAGGCAAGTGGATCGCAAGTTAAGCAATAGTCTGCAAGCTACAACGGTCAATTGGTCGCCTAGTTGGTTTGATGTATCTATATTATTAACAGCTTGGGATAGAACGGCGTTAGGTGAGCATCACTTGTTAAGTGAAGCTTTGAATGTGCTGTTGCGTCATCGCGCTCTGCAAGAAGATTTTTTGGTTCCAGAATTGCGGGGTTATGGCAATTTGTCTATGACTGTTGCGCTTGATCCTACAATTGAGATTGGCTCTTTATGGAGCGCTCTGAATGTGCCTTTGCGTGCTGGCTTGTATTTGACGGTAACAATACCCTTCGAGCCACAGCCAGTTCCTGTTCCTCTAGTTTCAGAAAGAATTTTCAATTTACAAAACCAATATCATCCTAATGGCACGAACGGTAATGGTTCGGTGGCTACCAAACGAGTAGCGATCGCGGGAATTGTGAAAAGTGCGGTAGCTAATCAGCCTTTAGTCGATGCCAAAGTTGCTGTCTTAAGGACTGAAAAATCTGTAGTCAGCAATCAAGAGGGACTTTTCTTTTTTGAAGATTTGCGTATAGGCAATTATGTTTTAACAGTCAATTGTCCTGGCTATTTACCTGTGAATGTCAATGTCTTGGTTGATAGCCCAAGTTATACGTTCAAAGAAATCTTATTAACTCCTGAATAA
- a CDS encoding DUF4159 domain-containing protein → MTHPFPPPQIQPFERLNPSDGLLINAERWSKAHEYHRQRQNAYFQSLHQPGIVCGLGVRPIPAPRQTGAEYRDGRWVQIQPGIAIDVMGNLIVVSPQAYRDVDINLEVASSEPVMIYLVVSYVDPDELRNRQQRDIVQETYRIDQKISPPEPSEIEICRIWLEPGQTTISKPADAFYPGYNNIDLRYRRHAQARPQALVKIAQVSRSDDGEYARNFFNLAYLLQSVEPLYSHLRGADEPSEVALSENIQEYDLLYLTGKQSLSLNSFEFDSLKNYLDSGGILLVDAPLDANALIESTHALAQQLETPLRPLTELQRSHPLRTKPFLFAALPIINQQLLQLFLGGGIILVVGDLASAWGIDREFNLPRLTIRTAQELGINILNYAWKRRQLLGLQQEDNSGQW, encoded by the coding sequence ATGACTCACCCATTTCCACCGCCACAAATTCAACCTTTTGAACGCCTAAATCCTTCAGATGGGTTACTCATCAATGCTGAACGTTGGAGTAAAGCCCATGAATATCACCGTCAACGGCAAAACGCATACTTTCAAAGTTTACACCAACCGGGAATCGTCTGTGGTTTAGGCGTTCGCCCAATTCCTGCACCCCGTCAAACAGGCGCAGAATACAGAGATGGACGTTGGGTACAAATTCAGCCAGGAATTGCTATTGATGTCATGGGAAATTTAATAGTTGTTTCTCCCCAAGCATATCGTGACGTTGATATTAATTTAGAAGTAGCTAGTTCTGAACCAGTCATGATTTACTTAGTAGTGAGCTATGTAGATCCTGACGAACTGCGCAATAGACAGCAAAGAGATATTGTCCAAGAAACCTATCGTATTGACCAAAAAATTTCTCCGCCAGAACCATCAGAAATTGAAATTTGCCGCATTTGGTTAGAGCCAGGACAAACTACAATTAGTAAACCAGCCGATGCTTTTTATCCTGGTTATAACAATATTGATTTACGTTATCGCCGCCACGCACAAGCACGTCCTCAAGCCTTAGTGAAAATCGCGCAGGTTTCTCGTAGCGATGATGGTGAATATGCGCGTAATTTCTTCAACCTTGCGTACCTATTACAATCAGTAGAACCTTTATATTCACACTTACGCGGTGCTGATGAACCCAGTGAGGTGGCGCTATCAGAAAATATTCAAGAATACGATTTACTTTATCTGACAGGTAAACAGTCACTATCTTTAAATAGTTTTGAGTTTGACTCACTGAAAAATTATTTGGATTCAGGTGGAATATTATTGGTTGATGCGCCGTTAGATGCTAATGCTTTAATTGAAAGTACCCATGCTTTAGCACAGCAATTAGAAACTCCTTTACGACCATTAACAGAGTTACAAAGAAGTCATCCTTTAAGAACAAAACCTTTTCTATTTGCAGCTTTACCTATTATCAATCAACAGTTACTTCAATTGTTCTTAGGTGGAGGAATAATTTTAGTAGTTGGTGATTTAGCCTCTGCTTGGGGAATAGACAGGGAATTTAATTTACCCAGGTTAACTATTCGTACAGCGCAAGAACTAGGAATTAATATACTCAACTATGCTTGGAAGCGGCGACAGTTACTAGGCTTACAACAAGAAGATAATTCTGGACAATGGTAA
- a CDS encoding serine/threonine-protein kinase, which produces MNSQPSSNYWNGRYVGDNQRYRIDKPLAVGGMGEVLLATDTRVGQQVVLKLLKDTLVASQEMRKRFEREVSICAALQSDHIVRISDCGVTPEGYPFYVMEYLRGQTLRQLLLREHRLSVERTVKIISQVCQGLQLAHQGVILQKDGSSEHIQVVHRDLKPDNIFLVPTDLGEWVKILDFGVAKIRSDSSEQTNITSTFIGTFRYAAPEQIQNKQNLDTRADIYSLGIILYEMFSAADPFGFSTKGSNISEASWVLAHAYEPPTPLRSQPGCEQLSPEIEAVVLKCLQKNPNNRFASVAELNQALQAASRAATPNPITQPEPTPAKPQPAFDSETVARPLQTQQPNQAAYNQGLNNETVPRPLHQQETNQPAYNQGLNNETVPRPLYQQETNQPVYNQGLNHETVPRPLQPTEPEQPDGTIFQPRPSPGAGNNQTVPRPLQPTEPEQPEGTIFQLRPSPSEGNNQTVPRPLQPTEPNQPDGTIFQPRPSPSAGNNETVPRPLQPTEPNQPDGTIFQLRPTPSSGNNETVPRPLQPTEPNQPDGTIFQQRRSSEPKPNQNQAFGDSDNTLYQPRPTDPQNTRNTSDNTIFQPRTNKAAEQKNSPIFGRNLWIGLAVVLAFFAGMFIFYIQTNQNSQNAPNVPNSTQK; this is translated from the coding sequence ATGAACTCCCAACCTTCTTCAAATTATTGGAATGGGCGCTATGTAGGTGATAACCAGCGATACCGCATAGACAAACCTTTAGCAGTCGGTGGTATGGGAGAAGTCTTATTAGCAACGGATACCCGTGTTGGTCAACAGGTAGTCTTAAAATTACTCAAAGATACGTTAGTAGCATCCCAAGAGATGAGAAAGCGCTTTGAGCGAGAAGTGTCGATTTGTGCGGCTTTGCAAAGTGACCACATTGTCAGAATTAGTGATTGTGGTGTCACTCCCGAAGGATATCCCTTCTATGTGATGGAGTATTTGCGTGGTCAAACATTGCGACAATTACTGCTGCGAGAACATAGACTATCTGTAGAAAGAACAGTAAAAATTATTTCTCAAGTTTGTCAGGGTTTACAGTTGGCGCATCAAGGAGTCATTCTACAAAAAGATGGCAGCAGTGAACATATTCAAGTAGTTCATCGTGACCTTAAACCAGACAATATTTTTCTTGTGCCTACAGATTTAGGAGAGTGGGTAAAGATTTTAGATTTTGGTGTCGCTAAAATCCGTAGTGACTCTAGTGAACAGACAAATATCACTAGCACTTTTATTGGTACATTTCGCTATGCTGCACCTGAGCAAATTCAAAACAAGCAGAATCTAGACACCAGGGCAGATATTTATAGTTTAGGGATTATTTTGTATGAAATGTTCAGTGCAGCAGATCCCTTTGGTTTCAGCACTAAGGGTAGTAATATTAGTGAAGCATCCTGGGTTTTAGCTCATGCTTATGAACCACCGACACCATTGCGATCACAACCCGGATGTGAGCAATTATCCCCTGAAATTGAAGCTGTAGTCCTGAAATGCCTACAAAAAAACCCTAATAATCGCTTTGCATCTGTAGCAGAACTAAATCAGGCTTTGCAAGCAGCCAGCCGCGCCGCAACACCTAACCCCATTACACAACCAGAACCAACTCCAGCTAAACCTCAACCAGCTTTCGATTCAGAAACGGTTGCTCGTCCTTTGCAAACACAGCAACCAAACCAAGCTGCATATAATCAAGGGTTAAATAACGAGACAGTTCCTCGACCTTTGCACCAACAGGAAACTAACCAACCTGCATACAATCAGGGGTTAAATAACGAGACAGTTCCCCGACCCTTGTATCAACAGGAAACTAATCAACCTGTCTATAATCAAGGGTTAAATCACGAAACAGTTCCTCGACCTTTGCAGCCAACCGAACCAGAACAACCCGACGGGACAATCTTTCAACCACGTCCATCACCCGGTGCAGGAAATAACCAAACAGTTCCCCGTCCTTTACAGCCAACCGAACCAGAACAACCCGAAGGAACAATCTTTCAACTACGTCCATCACCCAGTGAGGGAAATAACCAAACAGTTCCCCGTCCTTTACAGCCAACTGAACCAAATCAACCCGACGGGACAATTTTTCAACCACGTCCATCACCTAGTGCAGGAAATAACGAAACAGTTCCCCGTCCTTTACAGCCAACTGAACCAAATCAACCAGATGGCACGATTTTTCAACTCCGTCCTACCCCTAGTTCTGGAAATAACGAAACAGTTCCCCGTCCTTTACAGCCAACTGAACCAAATCAACCAGATGGCACGATTTTTCAACAACGCCGTTCATCTGAGCCAAAGCCTAACCAAAATCAAGCATTTGGAGATTCAGACAATACTCTGTATCAACCACGACCTACTGACCCTCAGAATACCAGGAACACATCGGATAACACAATCTTTCAACCAAGGACAAACAAGGCAGCCGAACAAAAAAATTCCCCCATTTTTGGACGAAATCTCTGGATTGGGTTAGCAGTTGTCCTCGCCTTCTTTGCCGGAATGTTCATATTTTATATACAAACAAATCAAAATTCTCAAAATGCGCCTAATGTACCGAACTCAACCCAGAAGTAG
- a CDS encoding papain fold toxin domain-containing protein gives MHKAIGNIVIRFPLLHCEECANTLKKWLKQRGIQGKLWRLSTKYDNEDFILSERLEQQGCVETITENGVHYGVEVFGKIFDNLSEQGLSPDDWINDFTSLSNEFKVEVIEEF, from the coding sequence ATTCATAAAGCTATTGGTAATATTGTCATTAGATTTCCACTACTTCATTGTGAAGAATGTGCAAATACACTTAAAAAGTGGCTCAAACAACGCGGGATTCAAGGTAAACTTTGGCGACTATCAACTAAGTATGACAATGAAGACTTTATTCTCAGCGAGCGTTTAGAACAACAGGGTTGCGTTGAAACTATCACTGAAAATGGTGTTCATTATGGAGTTGAAGTTTTTGGTAAAATTTTCGATAACCTTTCCGAACAAGGGCTATCACCAGATGACTGGATTAATGATTTTACTTCCTTATCTAATGAGTTTAAGGTAGAAGTAATTGAGGAGTTTTAA
- a CDS encoding putative baseplate assembly protein, giving the protein MKFDFLPQLPSSNLDDRTFDDLVEESIMRIPRYCPEWTDHNLSDPGITLIELFAWLTDQMLLRFNQVPRKNYVAFLELLGIRLQPPAPAHTELTFYLSSDLPEAYTIPAGLEASTVRTETTPAITFSTDSPLIIGKPQIQHFLTAQATEDIPQSLRERLANVWTRQPNGLWAGNEQSIFSEQPQVGNCFYLVINSNDLLDGNVLEITFQGAAATPTGINPNQPPRTWEAWDGENWQPVLLKEADDYTKGFSFYEIEQQGTNPAQGADVRLHLPQTWPVTTFTVYRGRWLRCRLITPNSNEEGYNRPPQITGLAVRSIGGTVRATHSTLIQDERLGISNGKPGQSYQLLMPPVLERRENEYIVVTPPGGLPQTWHEVRDFADSSAQDLHYTIDSITGTVQFGPLIREPGQLKRQTKVRSRIQEPTNTDETVVQASDIENAQEHQYGAVPPRGAEIRMLAYRTGGGREGNVQSGSIQFLKSAYPYVASVINYPPAINGADGESLEQAVIRAPRMLRTRDRAVTAEDFEVLAQQAGAGAIARVRCLPAGANRQAGTVGLLVVPYANTDGIELGEGIPPQQFAISPALQEQVLKYLDERRLLGVQVQLQEPEYVGVSVQAEVVLEPAYNNPLARAEILRNLRKALYKYLNPLTGGMEGKGWPFGRPVYISEIMVLLQQTPGVRHLESVLLFAIRKQGDTWRRQSSPEQIIDPGSQGLICSWADTSLRSGHDIQISNR; this is encoded by the coding sequence GTGAAATTCGACTTTTTGCCACAATTACCATCTTCTAACTTAGACGATCGCACCTTCGATGATCTAGTAGAAGAAAGTATCATGCGTATCCCTCGCTACTGTCCCGAATGGACAGACCATAACCTTAGCGACCCAGGAATCACGCTGATTGAGTTATTTGCTTGGTTAACTGACCAAATGTTACTTAGGTTTAACCAAGTACCCCGAAAAAATTATGTAGCCTTTTTAGAATTACTCGGTATTCGTCTCCAACCACCAGCCCCAGCACATACAGAATTAACTTTTTATTTAAGTTCTGACCTACCCGAAGCCTACACCATTCCCGCAGGTCTGGAAGCCTCAACAGTACGCACTGAAACCACCCCAGCTATTACATTTAGTACAGATTCGCCTCTCATTATTGGTAAACCGCAGATTCAGCACTTTTTAACTGCCCAAGCCACCGAAGACATCCCCCAATCTCTACGCGAAAGGTTAGCCAATGTCTGGACTCGTCAACCTAATGGCTTGTGGGCAGGGAATGAACAATCTATATTTAGTGAACAACCCCAAGTAGGCAATTGTTTTTATTTAGTTATTAATTCTAATGACCTTCTTGATGGTAATGTTTTAGAAATTACCTTCCAAGGCGCAGCCGCCACCCCCACAGGCATTAACCCCAATCAACCGCCCCGCACTTGGGAAGCTTGGGATGGAGAAAATTGGCAACCAGTCTTATTAAAAGAAGCCGACGACTATACCAAAGGTTTCAGCTTCTATGAAATTGAACAACAAGGTACTAACCCCGCCCAAGGTGCTGATGTACGCCTGCATTTACCGCAGACTTGGCCTGTAACTACCTTTACCGTTTACAGGGGTCGCTGGTTACGTTGTCGCTTGATTACACCAAACTCAAATGAAGAGGGTTACAACCGTCCACCACAAATTACTGGGTTAGCAGTGCGGTCAATTGGTGGAACTGTGAGGGCTACCCACAGCACCCTGATTCAAGATGAACGCTTGGGAATTAGTAATGGTAAACCAGGACAGAGTTATCAGTTACTCATGCCACCAGTGTTAGAACGGCGGGAAAATGAGTATATAGTTGTCACTCCCCCTGGTGGTTTACCGCAGACATGGCACGAAGTGAGAGATTTTGCCGATTCTAGCGCCCAAGACCTGCATTACACCATCGATTCCATCACCGGGACGGTGCAGTTTGGGCCGTTGATTCGGGAACCTGGACAACTCAAACGCCAAACAAAAGTGCGATCGCGCATCCAAGAACCGACCAATACAGATGAAACGGTTGTCCAAGCCAGTGACATAGAAAACGCCCAAGAACATCAGTACGGGGCTGTACCTCCAAGGGGTGCAGAAATTAGAATGTTGGCTTATCGTACTGGTGGCGGTAGGGAAGGGAATGTACAGAGTGGCTCAATCCAGTTTTTGAAATCTGCATATCCCTATGTAGCCAGTGTAATTAATTATCCGCCAGCAATTAACGGTGCAGATGGGGAATCTTTAGAACAAGCAGTAATTAGAGCGCCGCGCATGTTGCGTACCCGCGATCGCGCTGTTACAGCCGAAGATTTTGAAGTTTTAGCCCAACAAGCAGGCGCAGGTGCGATCGCTAGAGTCCGTTGTTTACCAGCCGGTGCTAATAGACAAGCTGGTACAGTTGGTTTACTAGTTGTCCCTTACGCCAATACAGATGGTATTGAACTAGGTGAAGGTATCCCACCACAACAATTTGCCATCAGTCCAGCATTGCAAGAACAAGTCCTGAAATATTTAGACGAAAGGAGATTGCTAGGAGTACAAGTACAACTACAAGAACCGGAATATGTAGGCGTTTCTGTGCAAGCTGAGGTAGTTTTAGAACCTGCTTATAATAACCCGTTAGCCAGAGCAGAAATTTTACGTAACCTGAGAAAAGCTCTGTATAAATATCTCAATCCTCTCACTGGCGGGATGGAGGGTAAAGGTTGGCCATTTGGACGACCCGTTTACATTTCAGAGATTATGGTTTTACTGCAACAAACCCCTGGTGTCAGGCATTTAGAGTCAGTTTTACTATTTGCCATCCGCAAGCAAGGAGATACATGGAGACGGCAATCTTCCCCAGAACAAATCATAGATCCCGGTAGTCAAGGTTTAATCTGTTCCTGGGCTGATACTAGTTTGCGATCGGGACACGATATTCAAATCAGCAATCGTTAA